The Halalkalicoccus subterraneus nucleotide sequence CGGCCATCTCCCCCTCCGAGTTCCAGCAGGTGTACGGTTTGACCTGGCCCTCGGGGAACTTCGTGTACAGGCGGGTGATGTAGGCGTCGTCGATGAAGTACGCCATCTCCTGTTCGTCGTGGCGCTCGCGCACCCGCTCGATGATCTCTTTCGCCTCCGAGAGCCCGCCGACCTCGATGTCGTACTCGCTTTCGTCGGTGTTGCGGACGTTCGAGCGCGCGTCGCTCGACAGCGCCATCAGGAGGTCGTCCTCATCGGGCGTCAGGTCCGTCACGTAGGTGTAGTACGGCTCGACCGCGTAGCCCTTCTCCTTGTACGGCCGGAGGTCCTGATACCGGTCGACCGTCCGGATATGCGTCAGGTCCGGGTCGAGGTTCTCCTCGATCCACTCGTGACAGGCGTAGGCGAAGCGGCGGTTACGCCGCTCTTTCTTGCGCTGTTTGAGCTGATGGGCGTCGAGCAGCGCCGCCCCGAGGTAGTAGACCTCCGTGTGCGAGGGCGGCGAGAGAACCATCGTAAAGGGTCCTTTTTCCTGTTCGAACACGGGGAGGATCCCGATCGCCTGCTGGCCCTTGT carries:
- a CDS encoding lipid II:glycine glycyltransferase FemX codes for the protein MSIIVRRADDEELEQWDSYVNRAEAAGPFHQAEGISLLADHTDSTLHPLVAYKGQQAIGILPVFEQEKGPFTMVLSPPSHTEVYYLGAALLDAHQLKQRKKERRNRRFAYACHEWIEENLDPDLTHIRTVDRYQDLRPYKEKGYAVEPYYTYVTDLTPDEDDLLMALSSDARSNVRNTDESEYDIEVGGLSEAKEIIERVRERHDEQEMAYFIDDAYITRLYTKFPEGQVKPYTCWNSEGEMAGGIVAIEHKDTVYRWQGGTKGDAEIPVNDLLDWHVMTDAKSRGIERYDLVGANQRRICRYKSKFAPDLATYHGALKRSPQAEAINTAKSLLPFR